CCAGCAGCGAATACATAGATGGCTTGGACCGGAATATCAAATGTCGTCGCGACCGCTACAAAGAGTGACATAATGAGTGCCATGCTAATCCACGCAATTGCGAACATTCGACCTGACGATGTTGTATACGAGCCCAACCCTGACATAGATAAGATATTAGTTGAGATCATAATAAATCATCTGTCTCTACTAATGATACTTACCCGAGAGAATGGCAGGTTTATTCGTCATTACCTATGGGAATTCTGCTACCTGAACAAGCCACCGTTGACGACATAGTATCTTCGACCGCCGAGCTGATTGGTCCTGAGAGAAAGAAAATCGCCAGATATCAGACGGATCCTATGCTCGATCAGCGGCAGGCGAGAGACATCGTGTGCGGTAGCTGTGGCTGATGCGGCCTGCGACCCAGCCACTGACCGCCGCCGGCAGGCTGTGGATACGCGCCGTCACTCCGTGACACATTCTACTGACTCCGACAGGGCTGGATATTCCACCGCTATCAATCCCAGTCTTTATAAGAAAAGTGAGTATAAGCTATTATACAGACGTTCAGAATGCTGGAAGTCCACCGAACCCATCGAGCGAAAATCCTCAATTACAGTCAGGTAGAGGACTCGCTCAACCGTCACGGGTGGAGTGCCAGCAAACTCTGGAACGTCGCCAACTACCACTCCCGCCAAGTCTGGGAGGAGACTAGGGAGATTCCCGGCCATGAGGAGTTGAAAAACGAGTTGAAAGGTCACGACAAGTACAAGGGACTGCACAGTCAGTCCAGTCAGCGGGTTCTGGAGGAACTCGCTGAAGCCTTCAACTCGTGGTACTCCAGTGATGACGAACGGGACAATCCGCCCGGCTATCGCAAACAAAACTACTACGACCAACAGGGTCGTCGCGTCCACGAAGAACACCCACTCAGTACGGTGACGTGGAAACAGAACGGCATCCGCCACGACACTAAGAACAACCGTGTCCGCCTCTCTAAGGGAGCGAACCACAAAGAACATCCGAAAGCGTGGGAGTACATCCTTGTCGAATACGAGACACGCCCCGGCGTCGAGGTTGAGAACCTGCAACAGGTTCGTGCTGTTTACGACCAAACAAAGGAGCGATGGGAGTTACACCTCGTCTGCAAGGAAGAAATCGAGACGCCCGACGCTCCCGGAACCGAGACTGCGGGCATCGATCTCGGTATCAGCAACTTCGCCGCTGTCGCCTACAGCACCGAAGACGCCGACCTCTATCCCGGCAACCGCCTGAAACAGGACGGGTACTACTTCCCGAAAGAAATCGCCAACTGTGACGACAGCAGTGGCGACAGGGCCACGCGACTTCATCACAAATGGTCGGAACGCCGCACCCACTTCTTCCACAGTCTCGCCAAACACATCGTGGAGAAATGTATCGAGCGTAGTGTGGGTCGCATCAATGTCGGGGACTTGGAAGGCATCCGCGAGGACGAGAACGCCAAGTCGAAGAACTGGGGTCGGCACGGCAACCTCGACCTACACGGGTGGGCGTTCGACCGCTTCACGTCGATCCTCGAATACAAGGCGAAGGTTGAGGGCATCGAGGTCATGGAAGTGTCCGAACGCGACACGAGTAAAACGTGCTGCGTTTGTGGAAGAGAGGACGACAGTCAGCGTGTCGAACGCGGGTTGTACGTCTGTGAGTCGTGTGATGCGGCGTTCAACGCGGATGTGAACGGGGCGGAAAACATCCGTCTGGATATCGACGAGGAAAGTAACTCCGAGTCTACCGGGCAGTTGTCCGGGGATAGGAGTACCGGCTGGTTGGCACAGCCCGGAGTCTACCTGTACGACCTCTCCTGCGGATTCCAACCGCAACGAGAGGTGGTAGACTCCAAACCCTAATATCCCAACCTCGGGATTCCTCCGCGTTCACGCGGAGGAAGATGTCAAACCGCTGAACCTCGGAAGTACTGCTATGACACCCCCATAGTAACCAGATACGCGACACCCGTCAGCTGTGACAACACGGCTTCCAGAGCGTTTGAATATTCCCGCGTGTTGTTAAGTCCGATCTTTCTAGAATCAAAGGACCGTTGAATACCCAATCATGCCGACTGCGCTCCGTGTGGACGGCTATACGTGTCTGCAGTGTATGCCAGACGAAAAGTCTCTGGAATTGGTCCAAGGTGATCTACGGTGCAGGCGGTGACAAGCGAAGTACCTTTATTGCTAACTATAATGATTGAGTCATGTGAGTGATTCAGTTCCATTTGCCGAAGACCCGGAAGACACCTATGACGCTATTATGTACGCTACCTTTTCGGCACTCAAAAAGTATGGATATGCGGAGCTATCCATTCAACGGATTGCCAGTGAACTCAATTTCAGCAAGTCTACCTTATACCACCACTTCTCTGATAAAGATGACCTCCTCCTCTCGTTTTTCAACTTCCTATTGGATGAATTAGAGCAATTCTGCAAATCTAGTTCAACCAACGAGCCAAAAAAAGAGCTTTTGGACTTTGTCGATGTCCTTCTCGATGAGGGCATAACACAGAAGGAACAATCAGCGAAAGGTGAAATACTTGCAGCGTATATTGAACTGCGCTCCCAAGCGATTCATGATACTAAGTATAGAGAACGTATCACAAGGACAGACAAGCGCTTCGTCAAACAGATAGCGGTAATTATCGACGCAGGGATTGATAAGGGAGTATTTCAGCCAGTTGAGCCGGAGGAAACAGCTGAGTTCATATTGGCAATACTAAATGGAATACTTATGCAAGGGTCAACTCGAAAGCGTGCGCCGTTCCAGCAGCTACGTCAGAATCTTATTGAGTATATTCAAACAGAGCTATTTGTAGAGTCAGCGACCCGCTCCTAGCGGTGGACTTCTGCGTGTTACAACTGTGAATTTCGTCTCTATCGTTCCGCAGGATGTCGATGCCAAAGAGATACGTCAGCAATCCTTACTGTAGGACAAGTTGATGCCGAGGGCGTCGTGGCTGTGGTCGGGGTGCGCGGTCGCTATACAGGACAGTATAGTTGATTAGGGGGGTGTTATAAAACGAGTGGCACACCAAAGAGCAGGGTGAACGCTGAGGTAGATGAGTTCAGCTTCCCTGCAAGGAGACCCTTCAGTAGAGTTGTTCTTCAATGTCGCGGAGACCGAGACGCTAGCGTTGTTTGAACACCCTTCCTCGGAGTTTCTCGAAGAAGTTGACGTGTTTGCCCCGGCGGAGACGGAGCGAACACGCGATCACGAAACTCCAGAGATGATGCGTGGTTTCCTCCACTGCTACTACCACGACATCTACGGGATTCGTCCCGTTGAGCGAGAGCTTCGGAACACGGTCGTTTGGCTGAGCTGCGGGTTCGATCGACCGCCGTCGAGAGACGCGGCCGATCGCTTTCTCACCGACCTCGAACACGTCGTTGACAACGTCTTTGACCGACTTGACCTACTGTCAGTACTTCACGAAGCCGGTTAGCTGAGAGGTCTGCTTGCTGAAGATGTGCCTAATACCAAGCAAGCAGACGGTGAAATCCACGAAGACCAGCTACTTAACTTCCTCGTCAACCGCTTGACGAGGAAGTTGATCTCGGTCTTGGCGCTAATGCTGAAATCGATGCTGAGGATATCTACGAGGTCCTCGTCGGCGCTTGCTCCGACGGGACCTCGGTATCTGAACTCTGTGAGACCAGCGAAGATTCTCCCCATCAAAACACGATTCTGTACCACCTCCGCGAGAAGTTCGAGCTAACGTCGGTTGAACAAGTCGGGAACGCACTCCTGCAAAAGGACGTTCTAGAGGTTCTCCCCGAGCAGGTGGAGGTCGTCGCAGACCTCCACCTGCGGCCCTACTACGGTGACGAGGACGAGACAGATGGCCTCTACCACTCAGAGGCAAAGCGTGGAACCACAGCGTTCCACGCCTATGCGACACTCTACGCGCGTGTGAAAAATAAGCGATATACGCTGGCGGTGCGCCGTCTCGTTGACGGCGACACCGCCAGCAGTGTCCTCGCTGAGTTTCTTGGTCTCCTCGACGGCCTTGACGCTGAGGTCAAGGCCGTCTATCTGGACCGAGGATTCTACGATAGCAAGTGTCTCACGCTGCTTCAAGCCTACAACTATGCGTACGTGATGCCGATCGTCCGGTGGGGAAAGACAATCAAGCAGGAACTCTCGGAAGGATGGAGCCGCGTCATCCAACACGAGCTGACAGGGAAACTCGACGGTCACCACGGTGGGTTTCACGAGACTGGTGACGAGTCAATGTCCGACGACCTATCCGACCAAGCACGATCTACGGCCGTCAAACAGCTCAAAGCACTCGGCCTCAGTACCTACGCCGCCCGGACATTCGTCGCACTTATCAGTCTCGGCGAAGGGACTGCGCAGGACGTGAGTGAAGTTGCCGATGTCCCCCGAACTCGCGTCTACGACGCAGCTGACGAGCTCCGTGACCGCGGTCTCGTCGACGTGAAACAGTCGAGTCCCCGGCGATATTGGGCCATTTCGACAGAGACGGCTGGCCGTCACTTCGAACAGGAGTACGACCACCGGGTGACGGTTCTGACAAACGCGCTCGACCGGCTTGCATCAGCGAATCGTAGCACTGAACAGCAAGGTGTCTGGACGGTAACCGGCCGGGATACCGTGACCGGACGCGTAGTGGATTTCATCTCGTCTGCTGATGATGAGGTCGTTTACATGACTGCCGAAGAGCTACTGACCGACGAAATCGCTGAATCCCTCTCGACCGCCAGCGACCGTGGGGTCACAATTCGGCTCGCAGAGATGTCACAATCCGTCGAAGCCCAGCTCGAACGGGACGTCCCTGACGCGCAACTGTTCGAATCGGCGTGGGAGTGGTCGGATACGCCTGCTGGTCGCCTACTCATGATAGACCAACAAAAAACGCTCGTGAGTGTGCTCGTCGGCGCCAATGGTGGCTACTCACTTGAGCCCTCCGACGAAACCGCTATCTGGGGCACGGGGCAGAGCAACAGCCTTGTTGTCGTGCTGAAAGCGCTGTTCGCCTGGCAGCTTGCCAACAACCGCGAATGAACACTAAGCAGTCACTCAGACAATCACAACAATGTTATTCCAGCCCAGATCGTAGAGATGACACCTGAAGTCATAGCGGTTTCCGCTGCTGTTGCTTCTCCCTACCACAACCAGTGATGGAAAATGCACGACGATACAAATGAGGAAAGTGGCTCAGGTCCAGCCGATCAACCCGAAAGCGAAGATACAGGTTCCACTACAGTACGTGATAACTGGAAGGAATCGGATCGCCCCAGTGTTGCGACCGTCGAAGCAGTCGCAGCGGCTACCAATCGTGAAATGACTGACCTGCCACCCTTGCACGAGACGATCGATGCCAGTGCACTCGATACACTGCTCAATGGACAGCCATCATCAGTAACAATCTCCTTCCGGTACGCAGACACCGCTGTCTCGATGAGCGGGGATGGAAGTATCGAAGTCCACGTCGAGAGAAACTCTAGAGAAGAAGATAGCGGATAAGTTCTGCAGTCTATCGAGCAAATGAGTAATCAGGAGTTAGCTAGCCATGTATCTTTTCTGTGGTCGTCGATGACCTCAAGCAAGGAGAAAACAGTTTGGAACTCTCGGCTCCGATGCACGGTGCCTCGGTTAGTATCGTACTCGAGCACGTTTGCTTCTTGTAACTTCGGTAGGTGAAGGTGATGAAGGTCGCTGTCCCAAGATCGCGTGGGGCCGTTACCGTCTGGTTGTAGTGAATCTAACCCTCGCAGATGCTGCGTGAGTTTGTCGACAGTCGTTCCATCGGACGCCTCAGCCACGTGACGGAGGATCTGTCGTCGCTCCTGCTTAGTCAGTAATTGCAGTGCTGTCTCAGTCGATATCCGTTGTTCTGAGTTGCTCATTGGTGTCCTCACCATGTTCAGTTGGGACGTTGGCTCGCGTGAACACGTAAGCGATATCTTACGAGCCTGAGGGTGTCATAGAACAGTTAACACACCAAAGAGCAGGGTGAATGCTGAGGTGGTATGGACTCAGCGACCCTGCAAAATGATCCTTCGGTCGAGTCGTTCTTCAATGTCGTGGAGACAGAGACGCTTGCGTTGTTCGAGCACCTCTCCTTCGAGTTTCTCGAAGAGTTCGACGTGTTCGCCCCGACGATAGTGCCTAGTGGAAGTTATGAAGGTAGAGTTTGATGTGTGGATATGTCTGGAGATCGCCGCAAAGAGATCGTCCGTCACCTCAGTGAGGACGATCTCGATCGACTCCTCGCAGAGTCTACGGATGAAAAACTCACTGAGCGGTTGATCTTCGTTAAGCGGCTCTACAAGGGTGCAACCTTGGAGGACGCTGCCGACGACGTCGGCAGATCCTCCGCGACAGGAACACGCTGGGCTCGCCGATGGAACAAGGGCGGTCTCGGACTCCTGATGCCGAACTTCGGGGGCGGCAGGCCCCCGAAGCTCGGCGAAGAACAACAGCAACGCCTCCTAGAACTGCTCCGTGAGGGCCAACCGTGGAAGAAACAGGAGATACAGCACCTCATCAACGAGGAATTCGACGTTGAATTTCATCCCGCTCATCTCACTACATTCCTCGAAAAGCTCGGCCTCTCCTACGCAATTCCGCAGACTAAGCGCCCATCACGGCCAGAGAATGCTGAAGAGATACTCGACGAACGCGTCGCCGACGCGTTCGACGAGGGTTATGATGAGCCGCACAACAAACGCGATGGAGACAACGAGGAAGGCTGGATCGTCGACGAAGAGATCCGTACGGACGGTGGAACTGTACTTGGATTTTTCGACACATCGCATCCGCAACCGTGGGACAACTCACAGCGACTCTACACCGTCGACGACCCTCACATCACCCGACCGCTGGTGAAGTTAGACGAACCAGCGGTCGGGTTCTATGCCATCTCTGGTGAGAGTGTCGTTCAGTTTCCGAGTAATCAGGAGAAAGAACGAATCTGCTCGTCTTGGATAACTTCTCTTCTCACGTGTGCGAACACACGCGCAAGCGAGCCCATCAACTCGGAATTGACCTCGTGTTTCTGCCCGTTGGCTCACCTGATCTCAACCCGATCGAGCAGATCTGGAAGAGTTTGAAATGGGAAGCGTCACCGTTGATTGTGGAGAGCGCGGCAGATAGTGATTCAGGTCAGAGGTGGGAACAGGGATGGGAAATGAGGTGTAGAGAGCTTCTTCCTCTTGTTCTGTGAAAATTCAGATTCCCGATTCGCCATTTATGTGTGGGTGCTGAAAATAGGCCTCTTAGATTATCTACGCCGTGAATAGAACCACTGAGTGAGACCGTGACCACGCACTATCGCTCTATCTACCTCGACTGAGGTAGTAATTACTTTCTGCAGAGAGCCTCTAAAAGCGTCTAATCGCGTTAGAGCAGAATCTATGACTAGTCCCCAATCCTTGTCTGAACTACTAAATACCGCGCTCTCCTCACCGAACTCTTTGAGAAGCTCACAGCTCAGCTGAGTTTCGCGGCCTCTTGGATCGACAACTATCTCGGTGGCTATCTTCAAAAGTTACGCTAGGTACTACCGGTCGCACGCCTAGCTCATCCTCAACGATCTGGGTGAGTTCCTCGGCTACTCGCCACCACCGCTGTTGGAGCGTCTCATCGAAGATGCACAGAAAATCCACCAGCAACGACCGATACTACAGGAGACGCTCGCTACCGCTACACAACCAAGGGGTGAGGCTTAGCTAAAGACGCATGGTTGTCCTAACTACTATCCGCCGTCCGAGCGCGTGACTGGTTCCGCCAGTTCCGGGAGATAACGCTCATAGCCGGCGTTTACAACGTGGAGCAGGCAATTGAACGCTGAAACGCCGAAATTCGTCGGATTCAATTGAGCCCTCTTCACAGAACACAAAGTATTTATAAACACTCGCGTTTGTCTAGCCCGTACCCCTACCATGCTGTCAGTAGTGAGTAAGTCAGGCGAAAGGCTTGGTGTGCACGTGACTGTTGTGTCACCGGTCAAGCGCAAATGAAAACTGCTGGTGGCGATTGCAACAGACAAACTATGACAAATACAAAACAAAAAATTAACGCAGTGTTCCTGTCTGCGCTTATGGTGATGTCCGTATTTGCGGCCGCCGTAGCGTTTTCAGGAGCTGCTGCAGCCGCAAACCGCGGTGCAGGTTTCACGTATAGTACAGGACCAACTGACAGTAATGGCGGCGGCAACGGCGACAGCGTTGGCCAAGTCGGCCCTGGTGCAGTTGTCTTCCAAGGTGAGGAGGATCTTGAGGACGGCGGTAACTTCGGGAGCAACACTGATATTGGCCAACTTCAGAAGGTGTCAGGAGACAACTCTGGTATTCTGCTCGGGAACCCAATCCCACAGGATCAGCCTACCGGTAGCTACACCTTTGATGGCAATTCTGGCACTGATGGCGTAACTCTGCAAACGCCACGAGTTACCAGCGTTGAGGTACAAAACGGTGGCAGTGGTGACGTAACCGGGAGTACCCTGCAGACATCATCTTCCGGCCCTGATGCATTCGTGCGTGCTGATTACAACTTCCAAGAAGCAGAGGATCTCGAGATTACTGTTGAGGACGAAAACGGTCTGGAAGTCACCAACGAAATTGTTGTGCAAAAAACCGGTCTCCCGACTGCAGACCGCAACAATGATAATGGTGCCTCAGGCTCGAATGGCGACTTCGATGTCGGCTGGGAGCTTGACACCACTGACATTGATGAAGGACAGTACACTATTACAGTTGAAGGTACCGAGGACCTGACCTTCGGCGACGCCTCAGAGACTGTCACGGTCAACATTACCAGCGATCAGCAGGCTTCGCTGAACCTCGACAATGATGAGGTTGTGCAGGGAGAAAACCTCCAGTTCAATGTTGAGAACAGTCCTGAAGGGAATTACCATGTTGTCCTAGTTGAGTCCAGTGAATTCCGTGATGGGATCACGGCTGACCAAGCTAGTCGCATCTTCCGTAATGTTGGCGATGTACAAGAAGTTGGACTTGTCGACAACACGGGGCCCGTTAGTGCTAGCACGGTCGCTAGTAACGTTGGCTCAGATCAAGAGGTCGCCGATGTGACCCGGTACGCATACGGTGTCGTCGAGATTGACGGTGGTAGCGGTGTTGGTTCCATCGAAACACAGTTCCTTGACGACAGTTCTGTTGACGTGGAACTATATCCTGCAAGTGATTCTAGCAACGATGGCTACGCTAGCGGTGGGTCGCACGCGAGTAGTGTCACGGTTCGAGACACCGATGGCGATGGTACAGACGATAGCGAAGACGCCATCGTAACTGACCTACTTGAGACAGACGATGATCAGTCCTTCGACGTTGTTGAGGGTGAAATCACGCTTGATAGTCCCTCTGGAGCGTATATTACCGGTTCACAGATCGATGTGAATGGGACAGCAAACCAGGGAGTGGACCAAGTTGCACTGTACGCTCGCGACAACAACGACTACGAACTCATCGAAATCGATGGGTCAAACACCGTCAGCGTTGACGGCGACGACACGTTCAGCGAAGAAGATGTCGTCCTCAGCCAAGGGAGCAAGGGTGGCAACAGCATCGTTAGCCTTCCGGGGAGCTACCGGATTGGAGTAATTGATGTTCAAGACGCCGATCTTGACTCCGACGGTACAGTTGACGACACGCTAACCACTTCTGACTTCAATAGTGGTGTCAGTGGGGCTACTGCGCTCCGTGTTACTGACACTGCCCTGAATGGCACGTTCACAACGTACAACGGCCAGATTGCAAGTGATGATGGCCAGATTGACGTTGATGGACAGGCACCTGGTAAAGACAATGTCATCGTAGCATTCGTTGACTCGCGAGGCAATGCCGCCGCTCAGGTAGTTTCGGTTGACGATGACGATAGCTTCAGCGAAGAGGATATCGACATCACGAGCCTTAGTGAGGGCACTGTCACTGCACATATCCTGTCGTCTGGACGTGACGGTGAATACGGTGATACCGGTACTTCCAGCGACAGTGCGTTCGTAAACACGATTGAAACCGGTTATGCTGGCGGTAGCAGCACTGGTGACCAAGTCCGTGAGCAGATCTTGGCAAACACTGTTGATGACACTGCTAGTGATGACCTCATTGTGAATGAGCAATTCCGTCTTACGGACGGATTGACGACTATTGAGTCTGTTAGCAGTCCAGTTGAGGCCAATGGCACTCTGGAAGTGCAGGGTAATACCAATCGTGTTCCAGACGATAACACGATCACGGTTGAAATCCTCAACAGCGAGGACGAGTCCGTCACTGTCGAAAGCACCGACGAGTGGGGTTCCGACGGCCAGTGGTCTGTCAATGTTGACCTATCCGATGTCGACATTGAGCCCGGCAACTACACCGTCGAAGCTGACGACGGTGACAACACTGATCGGACCAGTGTCACTGTCGTTGAGGCAGGCTCGCTAGAGGAAGAGCAGCCGGACACGGAGACGCCGGAGCCGGACACGGAGACGCCGGAGCCGGACACGGAGACGCCGGAGCCGGACACGGAGACGCCGGAGCCGGACACGGAGACGCCGGAGCCGGACACGGAGACTGAAGAGGCCACGACCGAAGCAAGTGGTCCTGGCTTCACGGCAGCCATCGCGCTCATCGCGCTCGTTGCTGCTGCACTCCTCGCTGTTCGCCGCGATAACTAACTGGACTCGTTCCAGTCTTTAACGCTCCATTTTTTGATTGTGTCGCAAAGCGGTCTAGAGTTTGCCTCTGGTACTCTCAATTGAGTCATCATAGCCACTGCTTCGCACTTAATTGACTACCCCGCCAGAAAGGGTAGAAGCGGTCGATTCGCATGGTCACAGTAAAGAACCAGTTTATATGTGGTTCCGGAAACTGTAATCAAGCGGACCGTTCAAATCCTGATGTGAGAGCACAGTCAGATGGCTACCAGCATTGACGAGAAACACTGACTCGGCGATATCGTGTTTCTGAGTGAGCCCATGTAAGAACGCCGCTCCGAACGGACCCCGCGGCGGATCCGCAGTCGGTGGTCGCTTTGGGCTTCAGACAACGTATTAACCCAAGTCAAAACCGCGCCATGAGGACAGTCTACGCCGAATGGAGACCCATCCCAAATCGCCAGACCTGTGTCGGGGTGGGCTCGTTCTGTTAAACAACTTGACTGTCCTCGTCTAACGCTCTGGACAAGTCAGCGAGTTTCATTGCCAACACTCACTAAGACCACCCCGCTTCGCAAACTCGCTCAACTGGACAGTGCCCCGCACCTATGTCTGTCGCATCACCAACCATTCACAAGTGGCTGGTGTGCTGGACAGACACGGCTGGTCGGCCAGCAAACTCTGGAACGTTGCACTCTACTACGCCCGACAACAGTGGGACGAAACCCGCGAAATACCCGACGAAAAGGAACTCAAACGCGAGCTGAAAACCCATCCAAAATACAAGGGACTGCACAGCCAGTCCAGCCAGAAAGTTCTTGAAGAGCTTTCCGAAGCGTTCAGTTCGTGGTTTGGTTCCGACGACGACCGGGACAACCCACCGGGCTACCGCAAAACCAACTACTACGACAGCGACGGCAACAGAGTCCACGAAGAACATCCCCGCTCAACGGTAACGTGGAAGAAAAAAGGCATTCGCCACGACACAAAACACGACAGAATCCGCCTGAGCAAAGGGAAAAACCACAAAGACGGACGTGATTTCATCCTTTGCGAGTACCAGACACCACCAGCAGTTAACTTGGAGAACATCCAGCAGGTTCGTGCTGTCTACAACAGTGCGAAGCGTCGATGGGAGTTGCACGTCGTCTGTGAGACGGAAATTACCGCAGAGTCACCCGATGAGAAGACGGCAGGCGTTGACCTTGGCATCTGCAATCCCGCCGCTGTCGCGTTCCCTGACGACGCCCTGCTGTATCCGGGCGACACGTTGCGCGAAGACAAGCACTACTTCCAGCAAGAAGAGTACCAGAC
This genomic window from Haloarcula marismortui ATCC 43049 contains:
- a CDS encoding TetR/AcrR family transcriptional regulator; its protein translation is MSDSVPFAEDPEDTYDAIMYATFSALKKYGYAELSIQRIASELNFSKSTLYHHFSDKDDLLLSFFNFLLDELEQFCKSSSTNEPKKELLDFVDVLLDEGITQKEQSAKGEILAAYIELRSQAIHDTKYRERITRTDKRFVKQIAVIIDAGIDKGVFQPVEPEETAEFILAILNGILMQGSTRKRAPFQQLRQNLIEYIQTELFVESATRS
- a CDS encoding RNA-guided endonuclease InsQ/TnpB family protein, with the protein product MAGVLDRHGWSASKLWNVALYYARQQWDETREIPDEKELKRELKTHPKYKGLHSQSSQKVLEELSEAFSSWFGSDDDRDNPPGYRKTNYYDSDGNRVHEEHPRSTVTWKKKGIRHDTKHDRIRLSKGKNHKDGRDFILCEYQTPPAVNLENIQQVRAVYNSAKRRWELHVVCETEITAESPDEKTAGVDLGICNPAAVAFPDDALLYPGDTLREDKHYFQQEEYQTEGPHGPSQKAQWAREKLSRRKDHFLHALSKDIVERCVDHDVGTILVGDPSGVDEDDWGRHGNKRLDNWAYKRLMNLIDYKARERGIEVEMPDERGTSSSCSVCGHEDEDSRVERGLWKCDCCGIVAHGDVNGADNIRQKTLPVTPPLGGSGNGCLAQPCVIQFSRTRGFQPRAPAE
- a CDS encoding RNA-guided endonuclease InsQ/TnpB family protein, producing the protein MLEVHRTHRAKILNYSQVEDSLNRHGWSASKLWNVANYHSRQVWEETREIPGHEELKNELKGHDKYKGLHSQSSQRVLEELAEAFNSWYSSDDERDNPPGYRKQNYYDQQGRRVHEEHPLSTVTWKQNGIRHDTKNNRVRLSKGANHKEHPKAWEYILVEYETRPGVEVENLQQVRAVYDQTKERWELHLVCKEEIETPDAPGTETAGIDLGISNFAAVAYSTEDADLYPGNRLKQDGYYFPKEIANCDDSSGDRATRLHHKWSERRTHFFHSLAKHIVEKCIERSVGRINVGDLEGIREDENAKSKNWGRHGNLDLHGWAFDRFTSILEYKAKVEGIEVMEVSERDTSKTCCVCGREDDSQRVERGLYVCESCDAAFNADVNGAENIRLDIDEESNSESTGQLSGDRSTGWLAQPGVYLYDLSCGFQPQREVVDSKP
- a CDS encoding TrmB family transcriptional regulator, which produces MSDDLSDQARSTAVKQLKALGLSTYAARTFVALISLGEGTAQDVSEVADVPRTRVYDAADELRDRGLVDVKQSSPRRYWAISTETAGRHFEQEYDHRVTVLTNALDRLASANRSTEQQGVWTVTGRDTVTGRVVDFISSADDEVVYMTAEELLTDEIAESLSTASDRGVTIRLAEMSQSVEAQLERDVPDAQLFESAWEWSDTPAGRLLMIDQQKTLVSVLVGANGGYSLEPSDETAIWGTGQSNSLVVVLKALFAWQLANNRE
- a CDS encoding HalOD1 output domain-containing protein, whose product is MHDDTNEESGSGPADQPESEDTGSTTVRDNWKESDRPSVATVEAVAAATNREMTDLPPLHETIDASALDTLLNGQPSSVTISFRYADTAVSMSGDGSIEVHVERNSREEDSG
- the csg gene encoding HVO_2072 family ArtA-dependent S-layer glycoprotein, yielding MSVFAAAVAFSGAAAAANRGAGFTYSTGPTDSNGGGNGDSVGQVGPGAVVFQGEEDLEDGGNFGSNTDIGQLQKVSGDNSGILLGNPIPQDQPTGSYTFDGNSGTDGVTLQTPRVTSVEVQNGGSGDVTGSTLQTSSSGPDAFVRADYNFQEAEDLEITVEDENGLEVTNEIVVQKTGLPTADRNNDNGASGSNGDFDVGWELDTTDIDEGQYTITVEGTEDLTFGDASETVTVNITSDQQASLNLDNDEVVQGENLQFNVENSPEGNYHVVLVESSEFRDGITADQASRIFRNVGDVQEVGLVDNTGPVSASTVASNVGSDQEVADVTRYAYGVVEIDGGSGVGSIETQFLDDSSVDVELYPASDSSNDGYASGGSHASSVTVRDTDGDGTDDSEDAIVTDLLETDDDQSFDVVEGEITLDSPSGAYITGSQIDVNGTANQGVDQVALYARDNNDYELIEIDGSNTVSVDGDDTFSEEDVVLSQGSKGGNSIVSLPGSYRIGVIDVQDADLDSDGTVDDTLTTSDFNSGVSGATALRVTDTALNGTFTTYNGQIASDDGQIDVDGQAPGKDNVIVAFVDSRGNAAAQVVSVDDDDSFSEEDIDITSLSEGTVTAHILSSGRDGEYGDTGTSSDSAFVNTIETGYAGGSSTGDQVREQILANTVDDTASDDLIVNEQFRLTDGLTTIESVSSPVEANGTLEVQGNTNRVPDDNTITVEILNSEDESVTVESTDEWGSDGQWSVNVDLSDVDIEPGNYTVEADDGDNTDRTSVTVVEAGSLEEEQPDTETPEPDTETPEPDTETPEPDTETPEPDTETPEPDTETEEATTEASGPGFTAAIALIALVAAALLAVRRDN